A window from Synergistaceae bacterium DZ-S4 encodes these proteins:
- a CDS encoding ATP-dependent RecD-like DNA helicase has product MVHNGRRYPSDAEETKELTGQIERVTYNDAESGYAVLRIAVKGYPDLVTAVGTIASPAVGEVLNMRGVWIEHPKFGSQFKIMEYKSFAPSSVKGMEKYLGSGLIKGIGPSIAEKIVSLFGADAFEILDSHPERLIEIEGVGEKKAAAIQEAWLEQREVRGVMLFLQSHGIGTGYALRVFRHYGSASVRVLEENPYRLAIDIFGIGFMTADKIASGMGFSRESPLRIRAGVLHVMNELTREGHVFVPVEELTASAAEILSVSSEVVEKGIEDARLNQELIIEWYTDADKKDDCAVYLPAFHYAEVHSAKNLCSILSSPFNGQYADPEVVIPWVQRELGISFAGRQTEALKTALSSQVMVITGGPGTGKTTLIKAIMKIRSARGFKIMLAAPTGRAAKRMTEATGHEAKTIHRMLEYTGSTMSGGDFMRNETNPLDCDLLVVDEASMIDQVLFHHLLKAVPKGSSVIFVGDVDQLPSVGPGNVLKDIIDSGVCPVVHLNEIYRQSRESMIIVNAHRINSGEMPFLDERGEVSSLSDFYFIEESDPDKALEIIKRLVTLRMPQKFGLDPVRDIQVLTPMHRGSVGTARLNLELREALNTCQGSKVLRMGRTLQEGDKVMQIRNNYEKDVYNGDIGTVVRIDGEESRVIVEMDSGRVSYDFSELDELTHAYAVSIHKSQGSEYPAVVIPIMTQHYMMLQRNLLYTGITRGKKLVVVIGTRKAVAIAVKNDKTRKRYTRLAERLKSCF; this is encoded by the coding sequence ATGGTACACAACGGACGCCGGTATCCCTCGGATGCAGAAGAAACAAAGGAACTAACCGGTCAGATAGAAAGAGTGACATACAATGACGCGGAGAGCGGCTATGCCGTTCTCCGCATTGCTGTGAAAGGTTATCCCGATCTGGTCACCGCAGTTGGAACGATAGCTTCCCCCGCTGTTGGTGAGGTCCTGAACATGCGAGGTGTATGGATCGAGCATCCAAAGTTTGGATCACAGTTCAAAATTATGGAATATAAGTCCTTCGCGCCCTCATCCGTCAAAGGAATGGAAAAATACCTGGGCTCGGGCCTTATTAAGGGAATAGGCCCTTCAATAGCGGAAAAGATAGTCTCTCTTTTCGGAGCGGATGCATTCGAGATACTTGATTCGCACCCTGAGAGGCTGATTGAGATAGAGGGGGTTGGTGAGAAGAAAGCCGCGGCCATACAAGAAGCCTGGCTGGAACAGAGAGAAGTGCGCGGGGTCATGCTTTTCCTTCAGAGCCACGGTATAGGGACAGGTTATGCGCTGAGGGTCTTCAGGCATTACGGAAGCGCCTCTGTACGGGTACTGGAGGAAAATCCCTACCGGCTGGCAATAGACATATTCGGGATCGGGTTCATGACTGCTGACAAGATCGCTTCAGGCATGGGCTTCAGCAGGGAGTCCCCGCTGCGCATCAGGGCCGGAGTGCTTCATGTCATGAACGAGCTGACCAGAGAAGGACATGTATTTGTCCCTGTAGAGGAACTTACCGCATCCGCTGCGGAGATCCTTTCCGTCTCTTCCGAAGTGGTCGAAAAAGGTATAGAGGATGCAAGGCTGAACCAGGAACTTATCATCGAATGGTATACTGACGCAGATAAAAAGGACGACTGCGCAGTCTATCTGCCCGCCTTTCATTATGCCGAAGTTCATTCTGCGAAGAATCTTTGTTCGATCCTGTCGTCACCCTTCAACGGGCAGTACGCCGATCCCGAGGTGGTCATACCATGGGTCCAGAGGGAATTGGGGATCAGCTTTGCCGGCCGGCAGACTGAAGCCCTGAAAACGGCTCTCAGTTCACAGGTCATGGTCATAACCGGCGGCCCGGGCACAGGGAAAACGACTCTGATCAAAGCTATTATGAAGATCAGGTCTGCCAGGGGTTTTAAAATCATGCTTGCCGCCCCGACGGGAAGGGCTGCCAAAAGAATGACCGAGGCTACTGGCCATGAGGCGAAGACTATCCACAGGATGCTTGAATACACAGGCAGCACGATGTCCGGCGGAGACTTCATGAGGAATGAGACGAATCCGCTGGACTGCGACCTTCTTGTAGTGGACGAAGCCTCGATGATCGACCAGGTCCTCTTTCACCATCTTCTTAAAGCTGTTCCCAAAGGATCATCCGTCATTTTTGTCGGGGACGTTGATCAGCTGCCATCAGTAGGCCCGGGCAATGTCCTGAAGGACATAATTGATTCGGGAGTCTGCCCTGTCGTCCATTTAAATGAGATCTACAGACAAAGCCGGGAGAGCATGATAATCGTCAACGCTCACAGGATCAACAGCGGTGAAATGCCCTTCCTTGATGAGAGGGGAGAGGTTTCCTCCCTGAGCGATTTCTATTTTATTGAGGAAAGCGACCCGGATAAGGCGCTGGAGATAATAAAAAGGCTGGTTACCCTGAGGATGCCACAGAAATTCGGGCTCGATCCCGTGAGGGACATACAGGTCCTCACCCCTATGCACAGGGGATCCGTGGGGACTGCAAGGCTGAATTTGGAGCTGAGAGAGGCCCTGAATACCTGTCAGGGGTCAAAAGTTTTGAGGATGGGCAGGACTCTCCAGGAAGGCGATAAGGTAATGCAGATACGCAACAACTACGAGAAGGACGTATATAACGGCGACATCGGCACGGTCGTCAGGATAGACGGGGAAGAGAGCAGGGTCATTGTCGAAATGGACAGCGGCCGTGTATCATACGATTTTTCGGAGCTGGACGAACTGACCCATGCATATGCCGTATCCATCCATAAATCACAGGGCTCGGAATACCCGGCCGTCGTGATCCCTATAATGACCCAGCACTACATGATGCTCCAGAGGAACCTGCTTTACACGGGCATCACAAGAGGCAAGAAGCTGGTCGTTGTCATTGGCACGAGAAAAGCTGTCGCGATAGCCGTAAAAAACGACAAGACGCGTAAAAGATATACCCGGCTTGCAGAGAGGCTGAAAAGCTGCTTTTAA
- a CDS encoding FAD-binding protein: protein MVNKYDVIVVGAGPAGLFATLELIKNEQKVLLIDKGRSIDARICPMKKGAPECVHCNPCNVVCGWGGAGAFSDGKLTLTPEFGGNLEEYCGRQKLLSLIDEADRVYLDHGASSTLFKPSGDLAKRVITKALQSGLDIIPATIRHMGTDKSKQILGAIYETIKGSCEVRTNTMVEKVILDPDGSVSGVLLAGGEEVYADRVLLAPGREGAAWMEKTVKELGLEIESLPVDIGVRVEIPSAWAEDITDQFYEVKALLDTPTFDDKVRTFCMCPHGEVTSEYQSHHEILTVNGHSNQGNECKTENTNFAVLVSTKFTKPFRDPIGYGSHIARLANMLGGGIIVQRLGDLRKGRRSTPDRIARGLVRPTLTSAEPGDLACVLPYRHLVGIMEMLAALDNIIPGVNSGHTLLYGVEVKFYSLKVALDSGLRTSIKGLYAAGDGAGVTRGVIQASASGLWAARAMLEEK, encoded by the coding sequence ATGGTAAACAAATATGATGTGATAGTTGTCGGAGCAGGCCCTGCCGGTTTGTTCGCGACACTGGAACTTATAAAAAACGAACAGAAGGTCCTTCTGATAGATAAGGGAAGATCTATAGATGCCCGTATCTGCCCTATGAAAAAGGGCGCACCGGAATGCGTTCACTGCAATCCATGCAATGTTGTATGCGGATGGGGCGGCGCAGGGGCCTTCAGTGACGGCAAGCTCACGCTGACACCGGAATTCGGCGGCAACCTGGAGGAGTATTGCGGACGCCAGAAACTGCTTTCACTTATCGATGAAGCGGACAGGGTCTACCTTGACCACGGTGCGAGCAGCACCCTATTCAAACCGAGCGGCGACCTTGCGAAGAGGGTGATCACCAAAGCGCTTCAGTCAGGCCTGGACATTATCCCCGCAACGATACGCCACATGGGAACAGACAAGTCCAAGCAAATACTGGGAGCGATATATGAGACCATAAAGGGCAGCTGCGAGGTAAGAACCAATACAATGGTCGAAAAAGTCATCCTGGATCCCGACGGATCCGTTTCAGGCGTCCTGCTTGCCGGCGGAGAAGAGGTATACGCCGACAGGGTCCTTCTTGCACCCGGACGCGAGGGAGCTGCATGGATGGAAAAGACCGTTAAGGAACTTGGTCTGGAGATCGAGTCGCTGCCTGTAGACATCGGCGTCAGAGTCGAGATCCCCTCTGCCTGGGCCGAGGACATAACGGACCAGTTCTACGAGGTCAAGGCACTCCTCGACACTCCTACCTTTGACGACAAAGTGCGCACATTCTGCATGTGCCCCCATGGCGAAGTCACTTCGGAATACCAGAGCCACCATGAGATCCTCACAGTCAACGGCCACTCGAACCAGGGGAATGAATGCAAGACCGAGAACACTAACTTTGCTGTACTGGTCTCGACGAAATTCACAAAACCTTTCAGGGATCCTATAGGTTACGGAAGCCACATCGCACGTCTGGCAAATATGCTTGGCGGGGGGATAATCGTCCAGAGGCTTGGCGACCTCCGTAAAGGCAGACGCTCGACACCGGATAGGATAGCCAGGGGACTTGTAAGGCCGACCCTTACGAGCGCGGAGCCCGGCGACCTTGCCTGCGTCCTTCCCTACAGGCACCTGGTAGGCATAATGGAAATGCTTGCCGCCCTGGACAACATAATTCCGGGAGTAAACAGCGGACACACTTTACTCTACGGTGTAGAGGTCAAGTTTTACAGCCTTAAAGTAGCTCTCGACAGCGGACTCAGAACTTCGATAAAGGGGCTTTACGCAGCCGGCGACGGAGCCGGAGTCACAAGAGGGGTAATACAGGCATCGGCATCGGGCCTCTGGGCGGCAAGGGCGATGCTTGAGGAGAAATAA
- a CDS encoding leucyl aminopeptidase translates to MNIVKCEKGFDHAGVELIGILAEEASPESVFLAPLEGEMLELCRSAVINEKFKGKAGTMIKIPVLHGSVKYVVVHGLGNEKETFQENIREGSFSVLRTAAAKRCSNVLLVMPRAEERISSRSAAEGSVLGCYVFDKYLSQEEDEKLISPDCLYVAGADQEGLSEGRILAEAQCYTRDIANEPGNVITPVALAEKAVSLAEELGLRCEIWDEAKILKEKMGAFHAVAKGSANPPRFITLTWSPEGECRGHVVLVGKGLTFDSGGLDIKPADYMTTMKGDKSGACAVLGAVRAAAGLKLPWKVTAIIAAAENMPGGSAYRPDDILRARNGKTIEVNNTDAEGRLTLADALAFASELKPDKIVDIATLTGACAVALGTNTGGLFTNNDAFGEEVLAAAKMAGERFWKLPMDDPTLRKAIKSPVADLVNSGGRYGGAITAAMFLEAFVGKDIPWVHLDIAAADFIKEQRSYYVKGASGFGTRTLTTLIMTM, encoded by the coding sequence GTGAACATTGTTAAATGTGAAAAGGGCTTCGATCATGCCGGTGTCGAGCTGATTGGGATACTCGCTGAAGAGGCCTCGCCTGAGTCTGTCTTTCTTGCCCCCCTTGAAGGGGAGATGCTCGAACTATGCCGCAGCGCCGTAATAAACGAAAAGTTCAAAGGGAAGGCCGGCACGATGATAAAGATCCCCGTTTTGCACGGGTCGGTCAAATATGTCGTTGTACACGGATTGGGAAATGAAAAAGAGACCTTCCAGGAAAATATAAGGGAGGGAAGTTTTTCGGTATTGAGGACTGCTGCTGCCAAAAGGTGTTCGAACGTACTTCTGGTCATGCCCCGGGCGGAAGAGAGGATATCTTCCAGGTCTGCCGCAGAGGGATCCGTTCTGGGATGCTACGTTTTTGATAAATACCTTTCTCAGGAAGAGGACGAAAAACTTATATCCCCCGACTGTCTCTACGTTGCCGGGGCCGACCAGGAGGGGCTTTCCGAAGGCAGGATCCTGGCAGAGGCACAGTGCTACACAAGAGATATTGCCAACGAACCCGGAAATGTCATAACGCCTGTCGCACTTGCGGAAAAAGCCGTCTCCCTTGCGGAAGAGCTTGGCCTAAGATGTGAAATATGGGATGAGGCGAAGATCCTTAAAGAGAAAATGGGAGCTTTCCACGCAGTTGCGAAAGGCTCCGCCAATCCGCCCAGGTTCATAACCCTTACATGGTCTCCGGAAGGAGAGTGCAGGGGACATGTCGTACTTGTGGGAAAGGGGCTTACCTTTGACAGCGGCGGTCTCGATATCAAGCCTGCTGACTACATGACGACCATGAAGGGCGACAAAAGCGGGGCTTGCGCCGTCCTCGGAGCTGTCAGGGCCGCCGCCGGCTTAAAGCTTCCATGGAAAGTCACGGCAATAATAGCTGCGGCAGAAAATATGCCGGGAGGAAGCGCGTACAGGCCTGACGACATACTGCGCGCCCGGAACGGAAAGACGATCGAAGTCAACAACACAGATGCCGAAGGCAGGCTTACCCTCGCCGATGCACTCGCTTTCGCATCGGAACTGAAGCCCGACAAGATAGTTGACATTGCTACTCTTACCGGCGCCTGCGCCGTAGCGCTGGGGACCAACACGGGAGGCCTCTTCACAAATAACGATGCCTTCGGGGAAGAGGTGCTGGCTGCCGCAAAAATGGCAGGCGAACGTTTCTGGAAACTGCCTATGGACGACCCGACCCTCAGAAAAGCAATAAAGTCACCTGTCGCCGACCTTGTTAATTCGGGAGGAAGGTACGGAGGGGCGATAACAGCGGCGATGTTCCTCGAGGCATTTGTAGGCAAGGATATCCCTTGGGTCCATCTGGATATCGCTGCAGCCGATTTTATTAAGGAACAGAGAAGCTACTATGTCAAAGGCGCATCGGGTTTCGGGACAAGGACCCTGACAACGCTCATCATGACGATGTAA
- a CDS encoding DMT family transporter, translating to MNKYWHGVAMTLIAAVCWGIMSPIAKVLAGAGISLMSVMAFRALFVVIIMGPYLCYTKGREVFRPDSNMLSFYFLSGLLSVVFSGGGFLMSLKYLSVAEALIIHYTFPLVTLLGSLWITRERPTTLQVISGFLIIAGVYLGMVGGEKTFSGISVPGLMWALLAIVGISGQALVARRVCKGQKTDQMTLLFFAHLLGGIVLAVGKSALVGWDDINNFTPPLFALMAFQAFCGSLLAYGLFYTALKYVPAATVSLLCTLEIVVAVGLTSLLLGQSPSTQEVMGCGIIIIAIVCATVRTCKNIC from the coding sequence ATGAATAAATACTGGCACGGAGTTGCCATGACGCTTATCGCTGCAGTATGCTGGGGCATAATGAGCCCGATCGCAAAGGTCCTTGCAGGTGCAGGAATAAGTCTTATGTCTGTTATGGCGTTTCGTGCCCTTTTTGTTGTAATTATAATGGGGCCATATCTCTGTTACACTAAAGGCCGGGAAGTATTCAGACCTGACAGTAACATGCTCTCTTTCTACTTCCTCTCAGGATTGCTTTCCGTGGTCTTTTCCGGAGGGGGATTCCTGATGTCCTTAAAATACCTCTCCGTGGCTGAAGCACTTATCATTCACTACACATTTCCTCTGGTGACACTCCTTGGCTCGTTATGGATAACACGTGAGAGGCCGACCACTCTCCAGGTGATCTCAGGCTTTCTAATAATCGCCGGTGTATATTTGGGTATGGTAGGAGGAGAAAAGACCTTTTCGGGAATATCCGTCCCAGGTTTGATGTGGGCCCTTCTTGCAATAGTGGGCATCTCAGGACAGGCACTTGTCGCACGAAGAGTATGCAAAGGACAAAAGACAGACCAGATGACACTGCTCTTTTTCGCACATCTACTTGGCGGCATCGTTCTTGCCGTCGGCAAAAGCGCTCTTGTCGGATGGGACGACATTAACAATTTTACGCCGCCTCTTTTCGCACTTATGGCATTCCAGGCCTTTTGCGGCAGCCTTCTTGCATACGGGCTCTTCTATACTGCGCTGAAGTATGTGCCGGCTGCGACTGTCAGCCTTCTGTGCACGCTTGAGATAGTCGTTGCAGTAGGCCTGACGTCCCTGCTGTTGGGGCAGTCGCCTTCTACGCAGGAAGTGATGGGCTGCGGAATTATAATTATTGCAATTGTCTGCGCTACTGTCAGAACTTGTAAAAATATATGTTGA
- a CDS encoding L-serine ammonia-lyase, iron-sulfur-dependent, subunit alpha: MLTLKDFLAKEVRPALGCTDPGAVALAVARACKELPVREEVASIRVTVSGSIYKNGMAVGIPGTRGARGNAMAAAMGAICGDPDLGLEVLRNSTAKDVEKAEKWVKEERVTIYCDPDRSGVYVLASIFTPGHKSVCLVSGNYNHIEKVILDGVTVMEDLSDPSASLIGFEDDGFPGIFTEALKLADEMDEDDKKFLLSGIKMNMAVAVGGYKPSEVCSTCGECVQGSRFGRTLREIYGNAESEDIALKIRSVTAAAADARMSGILLPVMSSAGSGNHGITAILPIAVLGKHLNRSDDEIAKALAVSHISTSFVKRRLGRMSVVCGCSVAAGAGSAAGMTCLMGGTEVQMADGMQLLLSNLAGMLCDGAKESCALKVSSASTEAYFAARWALAGQKLGIPQGVFGESLEQTIENVARVTREGMKNVDRVIIEILDQRHRPSAENF; encoded by the coding sequence ATGCTGACGCTCAAAGATTTCCTTGCGAAAGAAGTAAGACCTGCACTGGGATGCACTGATCCGGGGGCGGTAGCACTGGCTGTGGCCAGGGCCTGCAAAGAACTCCCAGTCAGGGAGGAGGTGGCTTCCATAAGGGTAACAGTCAGCGGAAGCATCTACAAAAACGGAATGGCGGTCGGCATACCGGGAACGAGGGGTGCAAGGGGGAACGCAATGGCAGCCGCCATGGGCGCGATCTGCGGAGACCCGGACCTCGGCCTTGAAGTGCTCAGAAACAGCACTGCGAAGGATGTTGAGAAAGCCGAAAAGTGGGTCAAGGAAGAGAGAGTGACGATCTACTGCGATCCCGACAGAAGCGGTGTCTATGTGCTTGCCTCCATCTTTACGCCCGGACATAAATCTGTCTGTCTTGTAAGCGGGAATTACAACCATATAGAAAAAGTCATACTTGACGGCGTTACTGTAATGGAAGACTTATCAGACCCTTCCGCATCCTTGATAGGGTTTGAAGATGACGGTTTCCCGGGGATATTCACGGAGGCTCTCAAGCTGGCAGACGAGATGGATGAAGATGACAAAAAATTCCTTCTGTCAGGCATCAAGATGAACATGGCAGTGGCCGTGGGAGGTTACAAACCCAGCGAAGTCTGTTCGACCTGCGGGGAATGTGTGCAGGGAAGCCGCTTTGGCAGAACACTGAGGGAAATATATGGCAATGCAGAGTCTGAAGATATCGCACTGAAGATAAGGAGCGTAACCGCGGCTGCAGCTGATGCAAGGATGTCGGGGATACTCCTGCCTGTAATGAGCAGCGCCGGCAGCGGCAACCACGGGATCACAGCGATCCTTCCGATCGCAGTTCTGGGAAAACATCTTAACAGATCTGACGATGAGATAGCGAAGGCTCTTGCCGTCAGCCATATATCAACGAGCTTTGTCAAAAGGCGTCTTGGGCGGATGTCAGTCGTCTGCGGCTGCTCGGTCGCTGCCGGAGCAGGTTCTGCCGCGGGGATGACCTGCCTGATGGGCGGTACTGAGGTCCAGATGGCAGATGGGATGCAGCTGCTGCTTTCAAACCTTGCCGGCATGCTTTGTGACGGGGCAAAGGAGAGCTGCGCACTTAAGGTGAGCTCAGCATCGACCGAGGCATATTTTGCTGCCAGATGGGCGTTGGCCGGACAAAAACTGGGGATCCCGCAGGGAGTCTTCGGGGAGTCGCTCGAGCAGACCATCGAAAACGTTGCCCGGGTCACCCGTGAGGGAATGAAAAATGTGGACAGGGTAATAATTGAGATACTTGACCAGCGTCATCGCCCTTCAGCCGAGAACTTTTAG
- a CDS encoding amidohydrolase, producing MGDVQRNDSIALINGVVYPMTSPGRAKALYAKNGIIQAIGSDKEILSLCDSRTTVLDIKGKYLMPGMTDTHNHLLATGRSLETLNLSGTSSVEEIIAKSLDFLSGSPISKGQWFFARGWDQNHLEEKRFPNRHDLDRIAADIPLFFERSCGHIASLNSKALEILRIGKGFKISGGVVNSDENGEPTGVVSEAAVNWVRMNIPESSDETLARWYKRAAEEMVKLGITSVQTDDLGIVGSTDRIFRLYEQMELDDKMPLRIAEQWHLRDETELSTFIECGYHQRNGISYFSSGPLKIHVDGTLGAKTAALREEYSDEPGNRGIYARSQGELDRLTVIAQEAGMQVAYYAIGDGAIERCLNSVESAKGPASDNAGPVSHRIVHCQVGANDIYRRMADLGVMADIQPAFVTSDWPIVMSRLGAERARWSYAWKTLLQFGITVGAGSDSPTEPLDPLLGIRAAILRKDLSNQPEHGWLPSEKLDRVEAFSMYTKGGALVCGEEDFRGTLEVGKAADVIAYMENPFKIDDDEIQDLEIGLTVVDGRIRYIR from the coding sequence ATGGGGGATGTACAGAGAAATGATTCCATAGCACTTATCAACGGCGTTGTCTACCCGATGACATCCCCGGGCAGGGCAAAGGCGCTGTACGCAAAAAACGGCATCATACAGGCTATCGGAAGCGATAAAGAAATACTCTCGCTGTGCGACAGCAGGACTACTGTCCTGGATATAAAGGGAAAGTATCTGATGCCGGGCATGACGGATACCCACAACCATCTACTGGCTACCGGCAGGAGCCTTGAGACCCTTAACCTCTCGGGAACGTCCTCTGTCGAAGAGATCATAGCGAAAAGCCTTGACTTCCTTTCGGGATCACCGATAAGCAAGGGACAGTGGTTTTTCGCGCGCGGGTGGGATCAGAACCATCTTGAGGAAAAGAGGTTTCCCAACAGGCACGATCTGGACAGGATAGCTGCAGATATCCCGCTTTTCTTTGAGAGGTCGTGCGGACATATTGCATCGCTGAACTCCAAAGCACTTGAGATACTGAGGATAGGAAAGGGATTCAAGATATCGGGCGGTGTAGTCAATTCGGATGAAAACGGCGAGCCGACGGGAGTAGTCAGTGAAGCGGCGGTGAACTGGGTCAGGATGAACATTCCGGAGTCGTCCGACGAGACGCTTGCCAGATGGTATAAGAGAGCCGCCGAAGAGATGGTCAAGCTTGGCATTACCTCGGTCCAGACCGATGATCTTGGTATAGTCGGAAGCACAGACAGGATCTTCAGGCTTTACGAACAGATGGAGCTGGACGACAAGATGCCTCTCCGAATTGCGGAACAGTGGCATCTGAGAGATGAAACCGAACTCTCGACCTTTATCGAATGCGGTTATCACCAAAGGAACGGGATCAGCTATTTCTCTTCCGGCCCCCTCAAGATCCATGTTGACGGCACACTGGGTGCCAAGACTGCCGCTCTAAGAGAGGAATATTCGGACGAACCCGGCAACAGAGGCATATACGCGAGGTCGCAGGGTGAACTTGACCGTCTCACCGTGATAGCCCAGGAAGCAGGGATGCAGGTGGCATACTACGCGATCGGAGACGGCGCGATAGAAAGGTGCCTCAATTCCGTTGAATCTGCCAAAGGACCTGCGTCAGATAATGCGGGACCGGTATCGCACAGAATAGTCCACTGCCAGGTCGGAGCCAACGACATATACAGGAGGATGGCAGACCTGGGTGTTATGGCGGACATCCAGCCGGCGTTTGTGACATCAGACTGGCCGATAGTAATGTCAAGGCTCGGAGCGGAGAGAGCCAGATGGAGCTATGCATGGAAGACTCTCCTGCAGTTCGGTATAACAGTGGGAGCGGGATCAGATTCACCTACAGAGCCTCTTGACCCGCTTCTCGGCATAAGAGCCGCAATATTGAGAAAAGACCTTTCAAACCAACCGGAACACGGATGGCTTCCTTCAGAAAAGCTTGACAGAGTCGAGGCCTTTTCCATGTACACAAAGGGAGGAGCGCTGGTATGCGGGGAAGAAGACTTCCGCGGAACACTCGAGGTTGGTAAGGCTGCGGATGTTATCGCCTATATGGAGAACCCGTTCAAGATAGACGACGATGAGATCCAAGATCTTGAAATAGGATTAACGGTAGTGGACGGGAGGATACGCTATATTCGTTAG
- a CDS encoding sodium-dependent transporter — MSLETKQRDAFSSTLAALMVSLGSAVGLGNIWKFPYMTGTGGGGAFLVLYLFFVFMVAVPIMISEFVIGRRSRMNPVGAFRKLDNDPRSPWSGIGFMGALAAYLIMFFYSCVAGWVYYYTFKAATGAFAGITAEKAGAMFGSAIGAGTAGGSFFSAAVLSPIFWQVLVLCVIGAIISLGVSSGIEKAIRIMMPVLFILLIICAIRALTLPGASEGLRFLFHVDFSQITPSVTLAAMGLAFFKLSLGMGTMITYGSYFTADSDLSTAPLKIAIADICVSMLAGLAIFPTVFSFGVEPGAGPGLLFITIPLVFSQMPLGQVLLFAFFLLTSFAANGAMLSLVEVPTVWMSEEFNMPRKKAAILNCAIIAVVGVLAAGSADSSSFFGGIKVMGRGFFDLFDFISSNICLPLGGLFIALYAGYKMKEKDLRDELTNHGKLNNEGKVILIRFLLRYVTPLLVLIIFLNSVGVLKF, encoded by the coding sequence TTGTCATTGGAAACAAAACAAAGAGACGCTTTCAGTTCAACTCTGGCTGCATTGATGGTATCCCTTGGTTCTGCCGTCGGCCTGGGAAATATCTGGAAATTCCCGTACATGACAGGCACGGGCGGAGGCGGGGCTTTTCTTGTCCTTTACCTCTTTTTTGTCTTTATGGTCGCAGTCCCGATTATGATAAGCGAGTTTGTCATAGGCCGCAGATCAAGGATGAATCCTGTCGGTGCCTTCAGAAAACTGGATAATGATCCAAGGTCGCCCTGGTCGGGTATCGGCTTTATGGGAGCCCTTGCCGCATATCTGATAATGTTCTTCTACAGCTGTGTGGCGGGATGGGTATACTATTACACATTTAAGGCGGCAACAGGAGCCTTCGCAGGCATTACGGCCGAGAAGGCCGGGGCTATGTTCGGCAGCGCCATCGGTGCAGGCACGGCGGGCGGCAGCTTCTTCTCGGCAGCGGTACTCTCACCGATATTCTGGCAGGTCCTTGTCCTTTGTGTCATAGGCGCAATTATTTCCCTTGGTGTCTCGAGCGGCATAGAGAAGGCTATCAGGATAATGATGCCTGTACTTTTCATACTTCTCATAATTTGTGCGATCAGGGCCCTGACCCTGCCCGGAGCTTCAGAAGGTCTCCGTTTTCTTTTCCATGTGGATTTCTCTCAGATCACTCCTTCGGTCACGCTTGCGGCAATGGGGCTTGCCTTCTTTAAACTCTCTCTGGGAATGGGGACGATGATAACATACGGATCCTATTTTACTGCCGATTCGGATCTCTCAACAGCTCCTCTCAAGATAGCCATCGCTGATATCTGTGTTTCGATGCTTGCGGGACTTGCCATATTCCCAACGGTATTCTCCTTCGGAGTCGAACCTGGGGCAGGGCCGGGTCTGCTCTTTATCACCATCCCACTGGTTTTCTCGCAGATGCCCTTGGGACAGGTGCTGCTTTTCGCATTTTTCCTGCTTACATCATTCGCAGCCAATGGTGCGATGCTCTCACTGGTAGAAGTTCCTACGGTCTGGATGTCGGAAGAATTCAACATGCCCCGTAAAAAGGCCGCGATCCTCAACTGCGCCATAATTGCCGTGGTAGGGGTCCTTGCGGCGGGATCTGCAGACAGCTCGAGCTTCTTCGGGGGCATCAAGGTCATGGGAAGGGGATTCTTCGACCTCTTCGACTTCATATCATCCAACATTTGTCTGCCGTTGGGAGGGCTCTTCATTGCTCTCTATGCGGGATACAAAATGAAGGAAAAGGATCTCAGGGATGAACTGACCAACCACGGGAAGCTGAACAACGAGGGCAAGGTGATACTGATCAGATTCCTTCTTCGGTACGTGACTCCCCTTCTGGTGCTGATAATATTCCTAAACTCTGTAGGAGTGCTGAAATTCTGA